Sequence from the Cellulomonas fimi ATCC 484 genome:
CATGAGCGTGCGGAACGCCTGCTCGTCGACGGACACGCCCTGCTCGGCCGCCATCTCGAGCGTGAGGTCGATCGGGAAGCCGTAGGTGTCGTGCAGCTGGAACGCCTTGTCGCCCGAGAGCACGGGCGTGGGGCTCGTGCGCACCGCCTGCACCGCGGTGTCGAGGATCGTCGTGCCCGCCGCGAGGGTGCGCCGGAACGTCTCCTCCTCGGCGTACGCGACCTGGCTGATCCGGTCGAAGTCGCGCGCGAGCTCCGGGTACGACGCGCTCATCGCGTCGCGGCTCATCGGGAGCAGGACGGGCAGCGCCGGGTCGTCGACACCGAGCAGCCGCATCGCGCGGATCGAGCGGCGCAGCAGCCGGCGCAGGACGTACCCCCGGCCCTCGTTCGACGGCGTCACGCCGTCGCCCATGAGCATGAGGCCCGAGCGCACGTGGTCGGCCACGACGCGCATCCGCACGTCGTCGTCGTGGTTCGCGCCGTAGCGGCGGCCCGACATCTGCACCGCGCCGTCGATGACGGGGCGGACCTCGTCGATCTCGTACATGTTGTCGACGCCCTGCAGCAGGTACGCCACACGCTCGAGGCCCATGCCGGTGTCGATGTTCTTCTGCTTGAGGTCGCCGAGGATCGGGAAGTCCTCCTTGCCCCCGCCGTCCCCGCGCTCGTACTGCATGAAGACGAGGTTCCAGATCTCGAGGTAGCGGTCCTCGTCGACGACGGGTCCCCCCTCGGCGCCGAACTCCGGCCCGCGGTCGACGTAGATCTCGGAGCACGGGCCCGCCGGGCCGCGCGCCCCGGTCGACCAGAAGTTGTCCTTCATGCCGCGGCGCTGGATGCGCTCGTCGGGCAGCCCGGCGATCTTCTTCCAGAGCGCGGCCGCCTCGTCGTCGTCGTGGAAGACGGTGACCCAGATCTTCTCGGGGTCGAAGCCGTACCCGCCGTCGGCCTGCGAGCCCGTCACGAGCTCCCAGGCGTAGGTGATCGCCCCCTCCTTGAAGTAGTCGCCGAAGGAGAAGTTGCCGTTCATCTGGAAGAACGTGCCGTGCCGGGTGGTCTTGCCGACCTCCTCGATGTCGAGGGTGCGCACGCACTTCTGCACGCTGGTCGCGCGCGGCCACGGCGGCGTCTGCTCGCCGAGCATGTACGGGATGAACGGCACCATGCCCGCGATGACGAACAGCGTCGACGGGTCGGGCGAGATCAGGGGTGCCGACGGCACCACGGCGTGGCCTCGGCCCTCGAAGTAGTCGAGCCAACGCTGGCGGATCTCGGCGGTGCGCATGGTGTCCTCGTGAGTCGCGTCGTGCCCGTCCCGGACGGGACGAGATGGTGGGTGCAGCGCCCGTGGCGCCGCGCGTGTTCCAGGTGCCCGGACCAGTGTCCGTCAGAAGAAGGCGTAGCCGTCGTCGTCGTCGGGGTCGTCGGTCGGACCGTCGGCCCAGCCCTTCGGCGCCGCGCCCCGTGCGGACGTGCCCCGCGACGACCAGGCCTGCCGCAGCGCGTCGACACGCTGCGGCCGCTCGGAGCGCAGCCGCTCGACGTCGACGTCACCGACGAGGTCGTGCCGTAGCTGCTCCTCGCGCTCGGCGAGTCCGGCTGCGAACTCACGCCGTGCGGTGTCCCACGCGCGGCGAGCCCGGGTCACACCGTCGACGACCTCGGTCGCACCGGCCGGCACGTACGCGTCGACGAGCCGCCTGCCCTGCCGCAGCACGACCACGGTCACGACGACACCGACGCCGACCCAGACGAGGCGGCGCATCAGCGACCCTTGCGGGCGGCCGCGGACAGACCCGTGAGCGCGCGCCGGACGCCGTAGGAGAACGCGGCGACCTTGATCATCGGTCCGCCGACGGTCGCGGCGAAGAGGGACGTGAGCGCCGAGACGTTCTCCGAGACCTGTGCGGCCGCGGTCGTCACGGTGTCGATGTGCTCGAGCTGCACGTTCGACGACGCGACCAGCGTCGCGGTCTCGTCGAGGATCGGCACGGCGTGGTCCGTGAGCTCCTTGATCGACGCGGTCGCCCCGTCGATGGTCCGCCCGAGCTTGATCAGCACCATCCCGAGGAACACGACGAGACCCACGAACGCGGCGGCCGCGATGAGCCCCGCGACGTCACCAGCCGACATGCCACCCCTCCAGTCCGAGGCCCGGACGACCCCGCGGAAACCCTACCCAGGAACACGGCCGGTACCTGCACCGCCGACGCGCCGTCGCCCGCCCGCGCCGTGCCGGCCCGGGGAACGCGAACGCCCCGCGAGCGCGGGGTGCGCAGCGGGGCGTTCGGCGTGGCGTGGGTCAGCGCGCGTAGTACTCGACGACGAGCTGGACCTCGCAGGTCACCGGGACCTCGGCGCGCTTGGGGGCGCGGACGAGGACGGCGCTCAGCTTCTCGAGCTGGACGTCGAGGTAGCCCGGGACGGCCGGCAGGACGTCGCGGTGCGCGCCGGCGGCGGCGACCTGGAACGGCGTCGTGGCCTGGCTCTTCGGCTTGACCTGGAGCGTCTGGCCCGGCTTCACGCGGAAGGAGGGGCGGTCGACGATCTTGCCGTCCACGAGGATGTGGCGGTGCACCACGACCTGGCGGGCCTGCAGGATGGTGCGGGCGAAGCCCGAGCGCAGGACGAGCGCGTCGAGACGGGTCTCGAGGTTCTCGACGAGGGCCTCACCGGTCAGGCCCGGGGCCTTGCGGGCGTCCTCGTAGGCGCGGGCGAGCTGCTTCTCGCGCAGCGCGTACTGGGCGCGCAGACGCTGCTTCTCGCGCAGACGGACGGCGTAGTCCGACTCGGTGCGGCGACGCGCGCGGCCGTGCTCACCGGGCGGGTAGGGGCGCTTCTCGAAGTGCTTGACGGCCTTGGGCGTCAGGGCCAGGCCGAGGGCGCGGCTCAGGCGGACCTGGCGGCGCGAACGGGTCACACTGCTCACAGAGGTACTTCCTGTCGTTGTCTCGATCACACCCGCATGCGGAAGGTGTTCCGGCGGGGTGGGGCCGACCTGTGTGCCGAGACCGGGCTGACCCGGTGTCGTGGTGGCTGAGGCCCCAGGATTGTCACCGTGGTGACGGCGCGAGCCGACCGCTCGGTGACGAGCCCGTCAAGACTACCTGCTCGCGCAGGTGCCCCCAAATCGCGACCTGCTGACGCTGCGCCATCGGCTCAGCTCTCGTCGAGGATCGCGCGGATGCGGTCGAGCCGCTCGGACACCGTCCGCTCGTACCCGCGGTCCGTCGGCCGGTAGTAGCGCGCGCCGTCGAGCTCGTCGGGCAGGTAGCGCTGCGCGGCGACACCGTGCGGCTCGTCGTGGGAGTAGACGTACCCCTTCCCGTGCCCGAGGCTGCGCGCCCCCGGGTAGTGCGCGTCGCGCAGGTGCGTCGGGACGCTGCCGATGCGGCCCGCCTGCACGTCGGCCAGGGCCGCGTTGATGCCGTTGTACGACGCGTTCGACTTCGGCGCGGTCGCGACGTGGACCACGGCCTCCGCGAGCACGATCCGCCCCTCGGGCATGCCGATCATCTGGACGGCCTGCGCGGCGGCCACGGCCGTCTGCAGCGCGCTCGGGTCCGCCATGCCGACGTCCTCGGCGGCCGCGATGACGATGCGGCGTGCGATGAAGCGGGGGTCTTCCCCCGCCGCGACCATGCGCGCCAGGTAGTGCAGCGCGGCGTCGACGTCGGAGCCGCGCATCGACTTGATGAACGCGCTGATGACGTCGTAGTGCTGGTCCCCGTCGCGGTCGTAGCGCACCGCGGCGGTGTCGATCGCGCGCTCGACGGTCTCAAGGTCCACGAGCACCGGCCCGTCACCGTCCTCCGGGACCGGTCCGGACAGCGCCGCACCCGCCGCCGCCTCGAGGATCGTCAGCGCCTTGCGCGCGTCGCCGCCCGCGAGTCGCAGCAGGTGCTCCTCGGCGTCCTCGGCGAGCGTCACCGAGCCGTCCAGGCCGCGGTCGTCCTCGACGGCGCGCCGCACGAGCCGCCGCACGTCCTGCGTCGACAGCGGCTGCAGCGTGAGCAGGAGCGAACGCGACAGCAGCGGCGAGTTCACCGAGAACGACGGGTTCTCGGTGGTCGCCGCGACGAGCGTCACCCAGCGGTTCTCGACGCTCGGCAGGAGGGCGTCCTGCTGGGCCTTGGTGAAGCGGTGCACCTCGTCGACGAACAGCACCGTCTCGCCGCCGTCCGTCGCGAGCCGGCGGCGGGCGTCGTCGATGACCGCGCGCACGTCCTTGACGCCCGCGGTGACGGCGGACAGCTCGACGAAACGGCGGCCCGACGTGGTCGCCACGAGATACGCGAGCGTCGTCTTGCCCGTGCCGGGCGGGCCCCACAGCACGACCGACGACGGCGCGGCGCGGCGGGCGGCCTCGGTCGCGGGCTCGACGAGGCGGCGCAGCGGCGACCCCGCGACGAGCAGGTGCTCCTGGCCGGCGACCTCGTCGAGCGAGCGCGGGCGCATCCGGACGGCGAGCGGCGCGCCCGGTGCGACGACGGGCACGCCCGCCGCGGTCGCGGTGGTCGCGTCGAACAGGTCCATGCGGGCAGGGTACGTGCGGTCACCGACGGCGACCGCACCGCGGCGACGTCCCGGCGGCCGCGGCCGCACCCACCGCGGTCCGGCCGGGTGCGCGCACGCGGCAGCACCTGCGACGATGACCCGCGTGTTCGCCCGACTGGGTCGCCTCGTCGCCCACCACCCGCGCCTGACCGTCGCCCTGTGGCTGGTCCTGGCCGTCGCCGGGTACGCGCTCGCCGTCGTGGGCGTGCACGGCGAGAGCCTGTTCGACCGCCTCTCGACCGGGGCGCCCGCCGTACCCGGCTCGGAGAGCGCGCAGGGGCAGGACATCCTCGAGGAGTCGTCCACGGGCGGCCCGTCCGTCACCCTGGCCGTGAGCGGCGTCGACCCCGCGGACCCCGCCGTCGCCGAGGCCCTCGCACCCCTGCGGGAGGACCTCGCGGCGATCGGCGGCGTCGCGACCGTCATCGACCCGCTCGCGCTGCCCGAGGGCGTCGCGAACCCCGCGGCGGCCCCGCTCGTCGCGCGCGACGGCGACGGGTTCCTCGTCGTGGTCGAGCTCGAGCCCGACCTGCCCGACGAGGGCGGCGTGCACGACGAGGTCGTGGCCGCGCTGCGTGCCGTGCCCGCCGGGCTCGGGGACGCCGCCCCCGACGCGCGCGGGATCGTCGGCAGCACGTCGCTCATCGTCGAGGCCATCACCGACCAGGTCGAGACCGACCTGCGCACGGGCGAGACCGTCGCGCTGCCGGTCGCGCTGCTGGTCATGGTGCTGGTGTTCGGCGGGTTCGTCGCCGCCGCGATGCCCATGGCCGGTGCGGTCGCGTCGATCGCCGGGGGCCTGGCCGCGCTGCTCGGGTTCTCCTACGTGCTCGACATGGACTCCTCCGTCGTCAACGTCGTCACGGTCCTCGGCCTGGGCCTGTCGATCGACTACGGGCTCCTCATCGTGTCGCGGTTCCGCGAGGAGCTGCACCACCTCGTCGACGACGACGGCGGCGAGGCGAACCGGCGGCGCCGCGGCGACGGCGCGGTGCTCGTGGCCGTCGAGCGCACGATGTCGACCGCCGGGCGCACGGTCACGTTCTCCGCGGTCATCGTCGGCATCGCGATCTCCGGCCTGCTCGTGTTCCGCCCGCCGATCCTGCGCGCGTTCGGCGCCGCGGGGGTCGCGGTCGTCGTCGTGGCGGTGCTCACCGCGCTGACCCTCGTGCCGGCGCTGCTCACGCTCACGGGCCGACGGCTCGCACGCCCCGGCCTGCTCGCGCGCGTCCCGGGCGTGCGGTCGGTGCTGCGCCGCACGGCCGACGTGCAGACCGAGGAGGGCCGCTTCGCGGCGCTCGCCGGGCGCGTCCAGCGGCACCCGTGGTGGGTCATGCTCGGCTCGCTCGCGGTGCTCGGGCTGCTCGCGGTGCCGCTCGCGCACGTCGAGCTGCGCAACTCCACCACCGAGCTGCTGCCGCTCGGCTCGACGCAGCGCGAGTACGTCCAGGTGCTGCGGGAGGACTACCCCGCGGCGAGCACCCCGGGCGTCACGGTCGTCGCCGAGACGACGCTCGAGGACGCCGCCGCGTGGGCGGAGCAGGTCGCCGAGCTCGAGGGCGTCGCGAGCGTCGACCCGCCGACGCCCGTCGGCCCGTACGTCGTCGTCGGCGTGCGGCCCGACACCGACGACCCCGGCGACGCGACCGCGCGCGCCGTCGTCGAGTCCGTGCGTGACCTCGACCCGGGCTTCCCGACGTGGGTCACAGGCCAGGCCGCCGGGCAGATCGACTTCACCGCGGCCGTCGCGGACCGCGCGCTCGTCGCGGCCGTGATCGTCGCCGTCGCCACCCTGGTCCTGCTGTTCCTCATGACCGGTTCGGTGGTCGTGCCCGTCAAGGCGCTGCTCACCAACACGCTGTCGCTGGCCGCGTCGCTCGGGGTGCTCGTCTGGGTGTTCCAGGACGGCCACCTGACGGACGTGCTCGACTTCGCGCCCGTGGGCGGGATCGAGACGTACGTGGTCGCGCTCGTCGTCGCGTTCGCGTTCGGTCTCGCGATGGACTACGAGGTCTTCCTGCTCTCGCGGATCAAGGAGCTGTGGGACGCCGGGCACGACAACGACGAAGCCGTGCGCCTGGGCCTGCAGCGCTCGGGGCGGATCATCACGTCGGCCGCGGCGATCGTCATCGTCGTGTTCGCCGGGTTCGTCAGCGGCAAGCTGCTCGTCATCAAGGAGGTCGGCTTCGCGCTGGCGGTCGCCGTGCTCGTCGACGCGACGCTCGTGCGCCTGTTCCTCGTCCCGGCGACGATGACGGTCCTCGGGCGTGCGAACTGGTGGGCCCCGCGGTTCCTGCGGCGCGTGCACGAGCGGATCCCGCTCGACCACTGACCCCCGGGGTCAGGGCGCGGGGCGGTCGGCCTCGGGCGGTCCGTACGACGCCGCGCGCAGCTCCGTGCGGAACCCGAGGCGCTCGTAGACGCGGCGTGCCCGCTCGTTGTCCGCGTACAGGCCGAGCGACACGAACTCCGCCCCGGCCGCGAGCGCGGACCGCACGACCGTGGCCGTGAGCGCGGTCCCGAGCCCCCGCCCGGACTCCTGCGGCAGCACGGCCAGGCCGTGCACGTGCCACGACGTCGGTGCGCGACCACCGCCGCGCACGGTCGCGCCGACGACGCCGTGCAGGCCGTCCGGACCGTCGACGCCCCACCAGCCCGCCTCGTCGGGACCGTCCGGACCGGCGCTCGTGCGCGGGTTCGCGACGGCCAGGCACGCCCGGATCGCGTCGGCCTCGGCGTGCCGGTCGAGCGGCCGGACCAGGACCTCGGCGGGGTGGCGGGGCGGCAGCGCGTCGGCCGCCATCCAGTCCCACGTGGAGAACGGCTGCAGACCCAGCGGCCCGAGCACGGCCGGCCCGGGCACCGCGTCACGCGCGACGGTCATCCAGCGCGCGCGGTCGACGAAGCCGGCGCGGCCGAGCAGGGAGTCCGGGTGCGCGCGGTCGCGGACGGCGGCGGCGACCAGCCGCTCCACGCCGCGCCGGTCGCCGAGGCCGAACAGGCTCGGACCCGTGCCGGAGGGCGCGGCGAGGAGCACGGCGTCGTCGTCGCCGACGACGTGCGCGTCGTACCAGCGCGGGTCCCCGCCCAGCAGCACGCGTGCGGCGCGCCACCGGGCGGGGAGCCGGTCGAGGACGGCGGTCACGCCTCCGGCTGGGTCTTCGGCTTCGGCTTCGCGTCGACGCCGGCCTCACGCCGCTGCTCGGGCGTGATCGGCGCGGGAGCGGCGGTGAGCGGGTCGTAGCCGCCACCCGACTTGGGGAACGCGATGACCTCGCGGATCGACTCGGCACCGGTGAGCAGCGCGACGATCCGGTCCCAGCCGAACGCGATGCCGCCGTGCGGCGGGGCGCCGAACTGGAACGCGTCGAGCAGGAAGCCGAACTTCTCCTGCGCCTCCTCGGGGCCGATGCCCATGACCTCGAAGACGCGCTCCTGCACGTCGCGGCGGTGGATACGGATCGAGCCCCCGCCGATCTCGTTGCCGTTGCAGACGATGTCGTACGCGTACGCGAGGGCGTTGCCCGGGTCCTGCTCGAACGTGTCGATCCACTGCGGGGTCGGCGACGTGAACGCGTGGTGCACGGCCGTCCAGGCGCCGCCGCCGACCGCGACGTCGTCGTCCTCGCCGGTCGGCTTGAACAGCGGCGCGTCGACGACCCAGACGAACTCCCACGCCTTCTCGTCGATCAACCCGCCGCGGCGGCCGATCTCCAGGCGTGCGGCGCCGAGCAGCGCGCGCGCCTCGGACGTCGGGCCGGCGGCGAAGAAGATCGCGTCGCCCGGGGACGCGCCGGTCGCGGCGACGAGCCCGGCCCGCTCGGCCTCGGTGATGTTCTTGGCGACGGGGCCGCCGAGCTCGCCGTCCTCGCCGACCGTGACGTACGCGAGGCCCTTCGCGCCGCGCTGCTTGGCCCACTCCTGCCACGCGTCGAAACCGCGCCTCGGCGTGCTCGCGCCGCCCGGCTGGACGACGGCGCCGACGTACGGCGCCTGGAAGACGCGGAAGGGCGTCTCGCGGAAGTAGTCGGTGAGCTCGACGAGCTCGAGGCCGAACCGCAGGTCCGGCTTGTCCGAGCCGTAGCGCGCCATCGCGTCCGCGAACGTCATGCGGCGGATCGGGGTGGGGATCTCGACGTCGACGAGGCGCCACAGCGCGACGAGGATCTGCTCGCCCAGCGCGATGACGTCGTCCTGCTCGACGAAGCTCATCTCGACGTCGAGCTGCGTGAACTCGGGCTGCCGGTCCGCGCGGAAGTCCTCGTCGCGGTAGCAGCGGGCGATCTGGTAGTACCGCTCGAGGCCCGCGACCATGAGCAGCTGCTTGAAGAGCTGCGGCGACTGCGGCAGGGCGTACCAGGAGCCGGGCGACAGGCGCGCCGGCACGAGGAAGTCACGGGCGCCCTCGGGCGTGGAGCGCGTGAGCGTCGGCGTCTCGACCTCGACGAAGTCCTGCGCGTCGAGCACCGCGCGCGCGGCCTGGCTCGCCTTGGCACGCAGCCGCAGCGCACGCGCGGGGGCGGGGCGACGCAGGTCGAGGTAGCGGTGCTTGAGCCGGGCCTCCTCGCCGACGGTCTCGTCGAGCGACGACGAGACCTGGAACGGCAGGGGCGCGGACTCGTTGAGCACGACGACCTCGTGCGCGACGACCTCGACCTCGCCCGTGGCGAGCTGCGGGTTCTCGTTGCCCTCGGGGCGACGGCCCACCTCGCCGGTCACCTGCAGCACGTACTCGGCGCGCAGCCCGTGCGCGACGGCCTCGTCGCGGATGACCACCTGGGCGATCCCCGACGCGTCCCGCAGGTCCACGAACGCCACCCCGCCGTGATCGCGGCGCCGGTCCACCCAGCCCGTGAGGGTGACGGTGGTGCCGACGTGCTCGGCTCGCAGGGAGCCGGCGTGGTGGGTGCGGAGCACGGGGATTCCTTCGCTCGGAGACGGGTGTCGCGTCCGACGGACGCCCGCACGATCTTAGTGGTCGCACGCCGCCCGGCCGCCCGGACATTCCCGGGTCAGAACAGCGTCGGCTGCGCGACGCCCGGCACGGTGACCTCGGGCCCGGGTGCAGGGAGCGACCCGACCGGGTACGCGCCCTCCCCCGGTGCCGCGCCGCGCCCGGCACGGTGGCCGGAGGGGTCGGCGAAGCCGTGGCGCTGCAGGAGCGGCGTAACCCGGTCGTGCAGCCAGCGGCCGTACGCCGCGGGGGCGTACGCGCCGGTGCCGTACAGGTCCTGGTACCGCGGCACGAGGTCCGGGCGGTAGCGCGCGAGCCAGCCGAGGAACAGGGGCTTGACCGAGCCGCGCAGGTGCAGCGGCAGGACGGTCACACCGGTCGCGCCGGCGTCCGCGAGCGCGCGCAGCAGCGCGTCGAGGTGCTCGCGGCCGTCGGTGAGCCAGGGCAGGACGGGCGCGACCATGACGCCGCACGGCAGTCCGGCGTCACGCACCGCGCGGATGAGCTCGAGCCGGGCTCGCGGAGCGGGGGTGCCGGGTTCGAGCTCGGCCTGGAGCTCGGGGTCGACGACCGCGAGGGAGACGCCGATGCCGACGCGGACCTCACGCGCGGCCTCGGCGAGCAGCGGCAGGTCGCGCCGCAGCAGCGTCCCCTTGGTGAGGATCGACAGCGGTGTGCGGTGCCGGACGAGCGCGTCGACGATGCCCGGCATGAACTGGTAGCGGCCCTCGACGCGCTGGTACGGGTCCGTGTTGGTGCCCATCGCGACGTGCTCGCGCCGCCACGACGGCCGCGCGAGCTCGGCGCGCAGGACGTCCACGACGTTCGTCTTGACGACGAGCTGGGTCTCGAAGTCCCGTCCGGCGCCGAGGTCGAGGTACTCGTGGGTCGGGCGCGCGAAGCAGTACGTGCACGCGTGCAGGCAGCCGCGCACGGCGTTGACGGTCCAGCGGAAGGGCATCTGCGAGGCCGCGGGGACCTTGTTCAGCGCGCTGCGGCACAGCACCTCGTGGAACGTGACCCCCGCGAACTCGGGGGTGCGGACGCTGCGCACGAGGTTCGCGAGCGCGAGCCCCGGCAGGGCGTCGCCGCCCGCCGTCGTCACGCTCTGCCCGTCCCACCGCACGTACCGAGTCGAACACCCGTTCGAACGGGTGTCAAGCGGTCGCGCGGCGGGGCGGGTCCGGCGTCAGCCCTCCGCGGGGACCACGCGCGGCCACAGGTCCTCGGCCGGAGGCTGCCACGTCGCGGCGTCCGCGGGCACCTGCTCGCCCGAACGGATGTCCTTGACCTGGTCCGCGACCCGCGCCGGGTCCTCGGCGGCCGGGTCCCCGGGGAACCACACGAAGGGGATGCCACGCCGGTCGGCGTGCCGGATCTGCTTGCCGAACTTCGCCGCCGACGGCGCGACCTCCACCGGGATGCCGCGGGCCCGCAGCGCGATGGCGACGTCCTGCGAGCGGCCGCGGTCGTCCTCGTTCGCCACCGCGACGAGCACGGCGGAGGGCACCGCACGCGTCGCGCGCACGAGCCCCGCACCGAGCAGCCGGGAGACGAGCCGGGAGACCCCGATCGACAGGCCCACACCCGGGTAGGTGCTCGACCCGTCGGACGCGAGGGTGTCGTACCGGCCGCCCGAGCAGATGGAGCCGAGCTGCTCGTGCCCGACGAGCAGCGTCTCGTACACCGAGCCGGTGTAATAGTCGAGGCCGCGCGCGATCTTGAGCTCGGCCCGGACCACGCCCGGGGCCCGCACCGCCGCCGCGCGCACGAGGGCACCGAGCTCGGCGAGCCCTTCGTCGAGCAGCGGGTGCGTGGCGCCGTGCCGGTCGGCCACGGCACGCACGGCGTCGACGACCGACTCGTCGTCGCCCGCCACGGCGGCCAGCTCGAGGCACGCCTGCGCCTGATCTGCGCTCGCACCGGCCTCCGCGACGAGCAGCTCGGCCACCGCAGGGCCGCCGACCTTGTCGAGCTTGTCGATGCTGCGCAGCACCGCCTCGACGTCCGTCAGGCCGATGCCGCGGTAGAAGCCCTCGGCGACCTTGCGGTTGTTCACGAGGATCCGCACCGGGGGCAGCCCGACGTCGCGCAGCGCGCCGAGCGCCTCCGCCATGACCAGGGGCAGCTCGACCTCGTAGTGGTAGGGCAGCTCGCCCGCGCCGACGACGTCGATGTCCGCCTGGACGAACTCGCGGAACCGGCCGTCCTGGGGGCGCTCGCCGCGCCACACCTTCTGGATCTGGTAGCGGCGGAACGGGAACGCGAGGTGGCCCGCGTGCTCCAGCACGTACCGCGCGAACGGCACCGTCAGGTCGAAGTGCAGGCCGAGCCGGCCCCCGCGGTCCGGGCTCTCGGGGTCCTCCTGGAGCCGCGAGAGCACGTAGACCTCCTTCGAGGTCTCGCCCTTGCGCAGCAGCTGGTCGAGCGGCTCCACGGCCCGCGTCTCGATCCCCACGAACCCGTGCAGCTCGAACGTGCGGCGCAGCACGTCGAGCACGTGCTGCTCGACGACGCGCCCCTCGGGGAGCCACTCGGGAAAGCCGGACAGGGGTGTGGGACGTGCCATGAGGCCCGAGTCTGGCAGACGACGGCGCCCCGCCGCGTCGCGCGGCCACCGGCGCCCGCCCGCTCGTCCGGGCCACGCCGAGCACGAGCCCGCAGGTCAGCGCGCCGGTGCCAGGTACGGGTTGGTGGCCAGCTCGGTCGCGACGTCGCTGCCGGGGCCGTGCCCGGGCAGGACGACCGTCCGCGGGTCCAGCACCGCCACCACCTCGCGCAGCGTCCGCTCCATCGTCGGGCCGTCGCCTCCGGGCAGGTCCGTGCGACCGATCGTGCCCGCGAACAGCACGTCGCCCGTGAGCGCGACCGGCCGGGCCGCGCCGTCGTGGAGCAGGTACAGGGTCGAGCCCTCCGTGTGCCCGGGCGCGTGCCGTGCGACGACCGTGACGTCACCCACCGCCCACG
This genomic interval carries:
- a CDS encoding replication-associated recombination protein A, with product MDLFDATTATAAGVPVVAPGAPLAVRMRPRSLDEVAGQEHLLVAGSPLRRLVEPATEAARRAAPSSVVLWGPPGTGKTTLAYLVATTSGRRFVELSAVTAGVKDVRAVIDDARRRLATDGGETVLFVDEVHRFTKAQQDALLPSVENRWVTLVAATTENPSFSVNSPLLSRSLLLTLQPLSTQDVRRLVRRAVEDDRGLDGSVTLAEDAEEHLLRLAGGDARKALTILEAAAGAALSGPVPEDGDGPVLVDLETVERAIDTAAVRYDRDGDQHYDVISAFIKSMRGSDVDAALHYLARMVAAGEDPRFIARRIVIAAAEDVGMADPSALQTAVAAAQAVQMIGMPEGRIVLAEAVVHVATAPKSNASYNGINAALADVQAGRIGSVPTHLRDAHYPGARSLGHGKGYVYSHDEPHGVAAQRYLPDELDGARYYRPTDRGYERTVSERLDRIRAILDES
- a CDS encoding GNAT family N-acetyltransferase, which encodes MTAVLDRLPARWRAARVLLGGDPRWYDAHVVGDDDAVLLAAPSGTGPSLFGLGDRRGVERLVAAAVRDRAHPDSLLGRAGFVDRARWMTVARDAVPGPAVLGPLGLQPFSTWDWMAADALPPRHPAEVLVRPLDRHAEADAIRACLAVANPRTSAGPDGPDEAGWWGVDGPDGLHGVVGATVRGGGRAPTSWHVHGLAVLPQESGRGLGTALTATVVRSALAAGAEFVSLGLYADNERARRVYERLGFRTELRAASYGPPEADRPAP
- the rpsD gene encoding 30S ribosomal protein S4, translating into MSSVTRSRRQVRLSRALGLALTPKAVKHFEKRPYPPGEHGRARRRTESDYAVRLREKQRLRAQYALREKQLARAYEDARKAPGLTGEALVENLETRLDALVLRSGFARTILQARQVVVHRHILVDGKIVDRPSFRVKPGQTLQVKPKSQATTPFQVAAAGAHRDVLPAVPGYLDVQLEKLSAVLVRAPKRAEVPVTCEVQLVVEYYAR
- a CDS encoding DUF948 domain-containing protein; protein product: MSAGDVAGLIAAAAFVGLVVFLGMVLIKLGRTIDGATASIKELTDHAVPILDETATLVASSNVQLEHIDTVTTAAAQVSENVSALTSLFAATVGGPMIKVAAFSYGVRRALTGLSAAARKGR
- the aspS gene encoding aspartate--tRNA ligase; this encodes MLRTHHAGSLRAEHVGTTVTLTGWVDRRRDHGGVAFVDLRDASGIAQVVIRDEAVAHGLRAEYVLQVTGEVGRRPEGNENPQLATGEVEVVAHEVVVLNESAPLPFQVSSSLDETVGEEARLKHRYLDLRRPAPARALRLRAKASQAARAVLDAQDFVEVETPTLTRSTPEGARDFLVPARLSPGSWYALPQSPQLFKQLLMVAGLERYYQIARCYRDEDFRADRQPEFTQLDVEMSFVEQDDVIALGEQILVALWRLVDVEIPTPIRRMTFADAMARYGSDKPDLRFGLELVELTDYFRETPFRVFQAPYVGAVVQPGGASTPRRGFDAWQEWAKQRGAKGLAYVTVGEDGELGGPVAKNITEAERAGLVAATGASPGDAIFFAAGPTSEARALLGAARLEIGRRGGLIDEKAWEFVWVVDAPLFKPTGEDDDVAVGGGAWTAVHHAFTSPTPQWIDTFEQDPGNALAYAYDIVCNGNEIGGGSIRIHRRDVQERVFEVMGIGPEEAQEKFGFLLDAFQFGAPPHGGIAFGWDRIVALLTGAESIREVIAFPKSGGGYDPLTAAPAPITPEQRREAGVDAKPKPKTQPEA
- a CDS encoding MMPL family transporter; the encoded protein is MTRVFARLGRLVAHHPRLTVALWLVLAVAGYALAVVGVHGESLFDRLSTGAPAVPGSESAQGQDILEESSTGGPSVTLAVSGVDPADPAVAEALAPLREDLAAIGGVATVIDPLALPEGVANPAAAPLVARDGDGFLVVVELEPDLPDEGGVHDEVVAALRAVPAGLGDAAPDARGIVGSTSLIVEAITDQVETDLRTGETVALPVALLVMVLVFGGFVAAAMPMAGAVASIAGGLAALLGFSYVLDMDSSVVNVVTVLGLGLSIDYGLLIVSRFREELHHLVDDDGGEANRRRRGDGAVLVAVERTMSTAGRTVTFSAVIVGIAISGLLVFRPPILRAFGAAGVAVVVVAVLTALTLVPALLTLTGRRLARPGLLARVPGVRSVLRRTADVQTEEGRFAALAGRVQRHPWWVMLGSLAVLGLLAVPLAHVELRNSTTELLPLGSTQREYVQVLREDYPAASTPGVTVVAETTLEDAAAWAEQVAELEGVASVDPPTPVGPYVVVGVRPDTDDPGDATARAVVESVRDLDPGFPTWVTGQAAGQIDFTAAVADRALVAAVIVAVATLVLLFLMTGSVVVPVKALLTNTLSLAASLGVLVWVFQDGHLTDVLDFAPVGGIETYVVALVVAFAFGLAMDYEVFLLSRIKELWDAGHDNDEAVRLGLQRSGRIITSAAAIVIVVFAGFVSGKLLVIKEVGFALAVAVLVDATLVRLFLVPATMTVLGRANWWAPRFLRRVHERIPLDH
- a CDS encoding Rv2578c family radical SAM protein; translation: MRWDGQSVTTAGGDALPGLALANLVRSVRTPEFAGVTFHEVLCRSALNKVPAASQMPFRWTVNAVRGCLHACTYCFARPTHEYLDLGAGRDFETQLVVKTNVVDVLRAELARPSWRREHVAMGTNTDPYQRVEGRYQFMPGIVDALVRHRTPLSILTKGTLLRRDLPLLAEAAREVRVGIGVSLAVVDPELQAELEPGTPAPRARLELIRAVRDAGLPCGVMVAPVLPWLTDGREHLDALLRALADAGATGVTVLPLHLRGSVKPLFLGWLARYRPDLVPRYQDLYGTGAYAPAAYGRWLHDRVTPLLQRHGFADPSGHRAGRGAAPGEGAYPVGSLPAPGPEVTVPGVAQPTLF